In one Rutidosis leptorrhynchoides isolate AG116_Rl617_1_P2 chromosome 8, CSIRO_AGI_Rlap_v1, whole genome shotgun sequence genomic region, the following are encoded:
- the LOC139864845 gene encoding probable ribonuclease P/MRP protein subunit POP5, translating to MVGFKNRYMVMEVFVDPNRSISKDDPIILSQHNVSKAIKDSILINFGECGLALSLGSFQVKYVNHITKVCIIRTSRDEHQKVWAAITLVRSLGNCPVVFNLLDLSGNIKACKTAALKCEDLKFEHLKIVSGDPSTHDFNKHMQNIERIKMLEN from the exons ATGGTGGGATTCAAAAATAGGTATATGGTGATGGAGGTATTTGTGGATCCAAATAGAAGTATTTCAAAAGACGATCCGATTATTCTTAGCCAACATAATGTATCTAAAGCAATTAAAGACAGTATTCTCATTAACTTTGGAGAGTGTGGTCTTGCCTTGTCACTAGGATCATTCCAAG TCAAATATGTGAATCACATCACCAAAGTATGCATTATAAGAACATCAAGGGATGAGCATCAAAAAGTTTGGGCTGCAATTACTCTGGTCAGAAGTTTAGGGAACTGCCCTGTGGTTTTCAACTTACTGGACCTTAGTG GGAACATCAAAGCCTGTAAAACCGCAGCTTTGAAGTGTGAAGATTTGAAGTTTGAACATTTAAAAATTGTCTCTGGTGATCCCTCGACTCACGATTTTAACAAACATATGCAGAATATTGAGAGAATTAAGATGTTAGAGAACTAA